In Helianthus annuus cultivar XRQ/B chromosome 8, HanXRQr2.0-SUNRISE, whole genome shotgun sequence, a single genomic region encodes these proteins:
- the LOC110872415 gene encoding malate dehydrogenase [NADP], chloroplastic, which yields MTSVMHIDLISSVSPSKTSTHPFTFQLILHSASMAVADLKSPYYTSTEFSNSKLSSSTRLSYNRCLNFRQLARSPAPVIRCSVTSDQIQAPVGVDANDPKQKPECFGVFCLTYDLKAEEETKSWKKMINVAVSGAAGMISNHLLFKLASGEVFGPDQPIALKLLGSERSFGALEGVAMELEDSLYPLLREVSIGIDPYEVFEDADWALLIGAKPRGPGMERADLLDINGQIFAEQGKALNAVASPNVKVMVVGNPCNTNALICLKNAPNIPAKNFHALTRLDENRAKCQLALKAGVFYDKVSNVTIWGNHSTTQVPDFLNAKIHGIPVPEVIRDRKWLEEDFTQMVQTRGGALIKKWGRSSAASTAVSVVDAIRSLVTPTPEGDWFSTGVYTNGNPYGIAEGIVFSMPCRSNGDGDYEFVKDVIFDDYLRKKIKKSEDELLAEKKCVAHLTGEGIAVCDLPEDTMLPGEV from the exons ATGACAAGTGTCATGCATATAGACCTTATATCCTCTGTTTCTCCCTCCAAAACTTCCACTCATCCTTTCACCTTCCAACTTATTCTTCACTCTGCTTCAATGGCGGTAGCAGACCTAAAAAGCCCGTATTACACATCAACTGAATTCTCCAATTCAAAGCTATCATCGTCAACTCGTCTGTCTTATAACCGCTGTCTGAATTTCCGGCAACTTGCTCGGTCTCCGGCTCCGGTAATCCGGTGTTCTGTTACCTCTGA CCAAATTCAGGCACCGGTTGGTGTTGATGCTAATGATCCGAAACAGAAGCCCGAATGTTTCGGTGTCTTCTGCCTCACTTATGATCTCAAGGCG GAAGAAGAAACAAAATCATGGAAGAAGATGATTAATGTCGCGGTTTCAGGTGCAGCTGGAATGATATCTAACCATTTACTCTTCAAG CTTGCATCCGGTGAGGTGTTTGGCCCGGATCAACCTATTGCCCTGAAACTTTTGGGATCCGAAAGATCGTTTGGAGCCCTTGAAG GTGTGGCTATGGAACTTGAGGACTCTCTGTATCCATTGTTAAGAGAAGTAAGCATTGGCATAGATCCATATGAGGTGTTTGAAGATGCCGATTGGGCACTTTTGATTGGTGCAAAACCTCGAGGACCAGGAATGGAAAGAGCGGATTTGTTGGATATTAACGGCCAGATTTTTGCTGAACAG GGAAAAGCTCTTAATGCTGTTGCTTCACCTAATGTCAAGGTTATGGTGGTTGGAAATCCCTGCAATACCAA TGCCTTGATCTGTTTGAAAAATGCTCCAAACATACCCGCGAAGAATTTTCACGCATTAACTAGACTAGATGAGAATAGAGCAAAATGTCAG TTGGCTTTAAAAGCTGGAGTGTTCTATGATAAAGTCTCTAACGTCACCATTTGGGGAAACCACTCAACGACTCAG GTTCCAGATTTTTTAAATGCCAAAATACACGGAATTCCTGTCCCCGAGGTTATCAGGGACAGGAAATGGTTAGAAGAGGATTTTACTCAAATGGTTCAGACG AGAGGTGGAGCTCTAATTAAGAAATGGGGAAGATCTTCGGCCGCATCAACTGCCGTTTCTGTTGTGGATGCAATAAGATCACTTGTAACACCAACACCCGAGGGTGATTGGTTTTCAACCGGA GTTTATACAAACGGAAACCCTTATGGAATAGCAGAGGGTATTGTTTTCAGCATGCCTTGCAGATCTAAT GGGGATGGTGATTATGAGTTTGTCAAAGATGTGATATTCGATGACTACCTtcgtaaaaaaattaaaaag TCCGAGGACGAACTGCTTGCCGAGAAGAAATGTGTAGCGCACTTAACAGGAGAG GGAATTGCGGTCTGTGATCTACCAGAGGATACAATGCTTCCTGGAGAAGTGTAG
- the LOC110872414 gene encoding NAC domain-containing protein 78: MALAIIDSTPPAASSLAPGFRFHPTDEELVRYYLRRKVCGKPFRFDAISDVDVYKVEPWDLPGLSKLKSRDLEWYFFSMLDKKYGNGSRTNRATMKGYWKTTGKDRVVHHRSQQVGMKKTLVYHSGRAPKGERTNWVMHEYRLIDQELEKAGILQDAFVLCRIFQKSGSGPKNGEKYGAPFIEEEWEDDEAIFVPKQDDYAEELPVDKDTYLDANDIEQILKTDMPREDGPLPLIYDGDISAEVTDGPQKSVVVAGEYEPPVDKTDGSKLFDPSVQTELHVGSVNQGYVGESSNTMDFGMDFLLDEPYFDANDGDLPFDDSLFFQADDLKDAVGVDSGLDILNEYTSLFNPDVDNYQYTFDSFENKNTLPELMPTFENMKEGTHQVSDASLPFEGQNDKIAPSSKLPNQETDISYPFLKKASYMLGNISAPPALAAEFPTKYMASASQASSSVNVTLSNVFFNGGVVDLPLGKHAQLNIVLSFGSTGQSDVNSHQAGKVVDSAVPRSWFYSAFLWILVLSFSFKIASLVCSRSFMS, translated from the exons ATGGCATTAGCGATCATCGATTCCACACCACCAGCAGCTTCTTCACTCGCTCCTGGTTTTCGGTTCCATCCGACCGATGAAGAACTCGTTCGGTACTATCTCAGGCGTAAAGTTTGCGGTAAACCGTTCCGGTTTGATGCTATATCGGATGTTGACGTGTACAAAGTGGAGCCGTGGGATCTTCCAG GGTTGTCTAAGTTGAAGAGTAGAGACTTGGAATGGTACTTTTTCAGTATGCTTGACAAGAAGTACGGGAATGGATCCCGAACGAATCGTGCTACTATGAAGGGGTATTGGAAGACTACTGGAAAGGACCGGGTGGTTCACCATAGATCTCAACAGGTTGGGATGAAGAAGACACTGGTGTACCACAGTGGACGGGCCCCGAAAGGTGAGAGGACAAACTGGGTTATGCACGAGTATAGGCTCATTGATCAGGAGCTCGAAAAGGCTGGAATTCTGCAG GATGCTTTCGTACTTTGTAGGATATTTCAAAAAAGTGGCTCCGGACCTAAGAACGGTGAAAAGTATGGAGCACCGTTTATTGAAGAGGAATGGGAAGATGACGAGGCAATATTTGTGCCCAAACAGGATGATTATGCTGAGGAGTTACCTGTTGATAAGGATACCTATCTAGATGCTAATGATATCGAGCAG ATCCTTAAGACAGACATGCCAAGAGAAGACGGCCCTCTCCCGTTAATCTACGACGGTGATATATCTGCAGAAGTGACTGATGGCCCACAAAAGTCGGTGGTGGTTGCAGGTGAATATGAACCTCCAGTTGACAAAACTGACGGGTCCAAGTTGTTTGATCCGTCCGTGCAGACTGAGTTGCATGTCGGATCTGTAAACCAAGGATATGTTGGAGAATCAAGCAATACGATGGATTTCGGCATGGACTTTTTGCTTGATGAACCATACTTTGATGCTAATGACGGTGATCTTCCGTTTGATGATAGCCTGTTCTTTCAAGCCGACGACCTTAAAGATGCAGTGGGCGTGGATTCTGGCCTTGATATACTTAATGAGTATACCTCATTGTTTAATCCGGATGTTGACAACTACCAGTACACTTTTGATTCGTTTGAGAACAAGAACACTCTCCCCGAGTTGATGCCAACTTTTGAG AATATGAAGGAAGGAACCCATCAAGTGAGTGATGCTAGCCTGCCGTTTGAAGGACAAAATGACAAGATTGCCCCCTCTTCTAAGCTTCCAAATCAAGAAACAG ATATTTCATACCCCTTTCTCAAAAAGGCGAGTTACATGCTGGGTAACATTTCCGCTCCACCTGCATTGGCAGCCGAGTTTCCTACAAAATACATGGCGTCTGCTTCTCAAGCTTCAAGCTCAGTCAATGTCACTCTCAGCAACGTCTTCTTCAATGGGGGTGTGGTTGACTTACCACTGGGCAAGCACGCTCAACTCAACATCGTTCTCTCTTTCGGGTCAACAGGTCAAAGTGACGTCAATTCACATCAAGCTGGGAAGGTGGTTGATTCAGCTGTGCCGCGTAGTTGGTTTTACTCTGCGTTTCTCTGGATTTTGGTGCTTTCTTTCAGCTTCAAGATTGCGAGCCTCGTATGTTCTAGATCATTCATGAGCTGA